The Brassica napus cultivar Da-Ae chromosome C7, Da-Ae, whole genome shotgun sequence genome has a segment encoding these proteins:
- the LOC106390511 gene encoding AP-1 complex subunit sigma-1: MIHFVLLVSRQGKVRLTKWYSPYTQKERSKVIRELSGVILNRGPKLCNFIEWRGYKVVYKRYASLYFCMCIDEADNELEVLEIIHHYVEILDRYFGSVCELDLIFNFHKAYYILDELLIAGELQESSKKTVARIISAQDQLVEAAKEEASSISNIIAQATK, translated from the exons ATG ATACATTTCGTGCTTCTAGTTAGTCGGCAAGGAAAAGTGAGGCTCACCAAGTGGTATTCGCCTTATACACAGAAGGAAAGGTCTAAG GTCATACGCGAACTCAGCGGTGTCATCCTCAACCGAGGCCCCAAGCTCTGCAATTTCATCGAATGGAGAGGATACAAGGTTGTCTACAAGAG GTATGCAAGCCTGTATTTCTGCATGTGCATTGATGAGGCGGATAACGAGTTAGAGGTACTGGAGATTATTCATCACTATGTCGAGATTCTTGACCGTTACTTTGGCAGT GTTTGTGAACTCGATTTGATTTTTAACTTCCACAAG GCGTATTATATATTGGATGAGCTGTTGATCGCCGGTGAGCTTCAAGAGTCGAGCAAGAAAACAGTGGCGAGGATAATATCAGCTCAG GATCAATTGGTGGAGGCTGCGAAAGAGGAGGCTAGTTCCATAAGTAACATCATTGCTCAGGCTACCAAGTAG